One segment of Streptomyces sp. TG1A-8 DNA contains the following:
- the tgmB gene encoding ATP-grasp ribosomal peptide maturase encodes MTVLILTSEQDVTADMVVLRLNEAGVPVVRLDPADLTNGVALSGEYVQGACRGHLSVGGRLVGVDGLRSIWVRRPGDAAARAAQPSAWLTQESSQALYGMLRCTDARWMNHPDAARRARHKPWQLRLAQRSGLAVPATLITTFPQAAREFAERFPDLVVKPVSGAHPQEPPRAVPTSRVAPDADFTAVAYGPTLLQRRIAKRADVRLTAVGGELLAARKPADPDAGPDDVDVRFAPSPHPWLPAQVPPRVAGAVHRYLGGAGLAYGAFDFVEDADGHWWFLECNQSGQFGFIEMDTGQPIAAAIARWLARDGNPARPYGGDDDRDAAS; translated from the coding sequence ATGACCGTACTCATCCTGACCAGCGAACAGGACGTGACGGCGGACATGGTGGTGCTCCGGCTGAACGAGGCCGGCGTGCCCGTCGTCCGGCTCGACCCCGCCGACCTCACCAACGGCGTGGCGCTGTCGGGCGAGTACGTGCAGGGCGCCTGCCGCGGACACCTGTCCGTCGGCGGGCGCCTGGTCGGCGTGGACGGCCTGCGCTCGATCTGGGTGCGCAGACCGGGGGACGCGGCCGCCCGCGCCGCCCAGCCGTCGGCCTGGCTGACCCAGGAGTCCTCCCAGGCCCTGTACGGCATGCTGCGCTGCACCGACGCCCGCTGGATGAACCATCCCGACGCGGCCCGGCGCGCCCGTCACAAACCCTGGCAGCTGCGGCTCGCCCAGCGCAGCGGACTGGCGGTGCCGGCCACGCTGATCACGACGTTCCCGCAGGCGGCCCGGGAGTTCGCCGAACGCTTCCCCGACCTGGTGGTCAAGCCCGTCTCCGGCGCCCACCCGCAGGAGCCGCCGCGCGCGGTGCCCACCAGCCGGGTCGCACCGGACGCCGACTTCACGGCGGTCGCCTACGGCCCGACGCTGCTGCAGCGCCGCATCGCCAAGCGGGCCGACGTCCGTCTCACGGCCGTCGGCGGCGAGCTGCTGGCCGCGCGCAAGCCGGCCGATCCGGACGCCGGCCCCGACGACGTGGACGTCCGCTTCGCCCCGTCCCCCCACCCCTGGCTTCCGGCACAGGTGCCCCCGCGCGTCGCCGGGGCCGTCCACCGGTATCTGGGGGGCGCCGGACTGGCGTACGGGGCCTTCGACTTCGTGGAGGACGCGGACGGCCACTGGTGGTTCCTGGAGTGCAACCAGTCGGGCCAGTTCGGGTTCATCGAGATGGACACCGGCCAGCCGATCGCCGCGGCCATCGCCCGGTGGCTGGCGCGGGACGGGAACCCGGCACGGCCGTACGGCGGCGATGACGACCGGGACGCGGCTTCCTGA
- a CDS encoding SGNH/GDSL hydrolase family protein, protein MPPTPDDLITTPLTADLVRGALELERTGHGLLPHRLPARARAQCADPQLHMAESQPSGVRLALRTRATVVELDTLPTKRVYAGAPPRPDGVYDLLVDGRPASSARVTGGNTLMVDMATGTAEHRPGPVGTVRFTGLPGGVKDVEIWLPHNETTELVALRTDAPVEAVPDRGRRVWLHHGSSISHGSDAASPTTTWPALAASHGGVELINLGLGGSALLDPFTARALRDTPADLISVKLGINLVNTDLMRLRALGPAVHGFLDTVREGHPDVPLLVVSPILCPLHEDTPGPSAPDLTALGEGRMRFRATGDPAERALGRLTLGVIREELAGIVRQRTAEDPHLSHLDGRHLYGEADFAELPLPDALHPDAAAHRRIAERFASLVFAPGGPFADGTG, encoded by the coding sequence GTGCCCCCCACCCCGGACGACCTGATCACCACTCCCCTCACCGCGGACCTCGTCCGCGGTGCCCTGGAACTGGAGCGCACCGGGCACGGGCTGCTCCCGCACCGGCTGCCCGCCCGGGCCCGCGCCCAGTGCGCCGACCCGCAACTGCACATGGCGGAGTCCCAGCCCTCCGGCGTGCGCCTGGCCCTGCGGACCCGCGCGACCGTGGTCGAACTCGACACGCTACCGACGAAGCGGGTGTACGCCGGCGCCCCGCCGCGCCCGGACGGCGTGTACGACCTGCTGGTGGACGGACGCCCGGCCAGCAGCGCCCGCGTCACCGGCGGCAACACCCTCATGGTCGACATGGCCACCGGCACCGCCGAGCACCGGCCCGGCCCGGTCGGCACCGTGCGGTTCACCGGCCTGCCCGGCGGGGTCAAGGACGTCGAGATCTGGCTGCCGCACAACGAGACCACCGAACTGGTCGCCCTGCGCACCGACGCGCCCGTCGAAGCCGTACCGGACCGGGGCCGCAGGGTCTGGCTGCACCACGGCAGTTCGATCAGCCACGGCTCCGACGCCGCGAGTCCCACCACCACCTGGCCGGCGCTCGCCGCCTCGCACGGCGGGGTGGAGCTGATCAACCTGGGCCTCGGCGGCAGCGCGCTCCTGGACCCGTTCACCGCCCGGGCGCTGCGCGACACCCCGGCCGACCTGATCAGCGTCAAGCTCGGCATCAACCTGGTCAACACCGACCTGATGCGGCTGCGGGCCCTCGGACCCGCCGTCCACGGCTTCCTCGACACCGTCCGCGAGGGCCACCCGGACGTCCCCCTGCTCGTCGTCTCGCCGATCCTGTGCCCCCTCCACGAGGACACGCCGGGTCCCAGTGCCCCCGACCTCACCGCCCTGGGCGAGGGGCGGATGCGGTTCCGGGCCACCGGGGACCCGGCGGAACGGGCCCTCGGCAGACTCACCCTCGGCGTGATCCGCGAGGAACTGGCCGGCATCGTGCGGCAGCGGACCGCCGAGGATCCCCACCTCTCCCACCTGGACGGACGGCACCTGTACGGAGAGGCCGACTTCGCCGAACTCCCGCTGCCCGACGCGCTGCACCCCGACGCCGCCGCGCACCGGCGGATCGCGGAGCGCTTCGCCTCGCTGGTCTTCGCCCCGGGCGGCCCCTTCGCGGACGGCACCGGCTGA
- a CDS encoding glyceraldehyde-3-phosphate dehydrogenase: MTVYDDSFTNWKNREEIAESMIPIIGKLHRERDVTVLLHSRSLVNKSVVSILKTHRFARQIAGEELSVTETMPFLQALTALDLGPSQIDLGMLATAHKADDRGLSVAEFTAEAVAGATGAGRAGRREPRDVVLYGFGRIGRLVARLLIEKAGSGNGLRLRAVVVRGGGAQDIVKRASLLRRDSIHGQFQGTITVDEEAGAIVANGNVIKVIHADDPASVDYTEYGIRNAVLIDNTGRWRDREGLSRHLRPGIDKVVLTAPGKGDVPNIVHGVNHDTIKPDERILSCASCTTNAIVPPLKAMDDEYGVLRGHVETVHSFTNDQNLLDNYHRSERRGRSAPLNMVITETGAASAVAKALPGLGATITGSSIRVPVPDVSIAILNLRLARETTREDVHDYLRNVSLTSPLKRQIDFTTAPDAVSSDFIGSRHASIVDAGALKVDGDNAILYLWYDNEFGYSCQVVRVVQHVTGVEYPTYPAPAV, encoded by the coding sequence GTGACTGTCTACGACGACTCGTTCACCAACTGGAAGAACCGCGAGGAGATCGCGGAGTCGATGATCCCGATCATCGGGAAGCTGCACCGCGAGCGGGACGTGACGGTCCTGCTGCACAGCCGCTCCCTGGTGAACAAGTCGGTGGTCAGCATCCTCAAGACGCACCGCTTCGCCCGGCAGATCGCCGGCGAGGAACTGTCGGTCACCGAGACCATGCCGTTCCTGCAGGCACTGACCGCCCTGGACCTCGGGCCGTCCCAGATCGACCTCGGCATGCTCGCCACCGCCCACAAGGCCGACGACCGCGGCCTGAGCGTGGCGGAGTTCACCGCCGAGGCCGTCGCCGGCGCCACGGGCGCCGGCAGGGCCGGGCGCCGGGAGCCGCGCGACGTCGTCCTGTACGGCTTCGGCCGCATCGGCCGGCTGGTCGCCCGCCTGCTCATCGAGAAGGCCGGCTCCGGCAACGGCCTGCGACTGCGGGCCGTCGTGGTCCGCGGGGGCGGTGCCCAGGACATCGTCAAGCGTGCCTCGCTGCTGCGCCGCGACTCCATCCACGGCCAGTTCCAGGGCACGATCACGGTGGACGAGGAGGCCGGCGCGATCGTGGCCAACGGCAACGTGATCAAGGTGATCCACGCCGACGACCCGGCGTCCGTGGACTACACCGAGTACGGCATCCGCAACGCCGTCCTCATCGACAACACCGGCAGGTGGCGCGACCGCGAGGGCCTGTCGAGGCACCTGCGGCCCGGCATCGACAAGGTCGTCCTGACCGCACCGGGCAAGGGCGACGTCCCGAACATCGTGCACGGCGTCAACCACGACACGATCAAGCCGGACGAGCGGATCCTGTCCTGCGCCTCCTGCACGACCAATGCCATCGTCCCGCCGCTGAAGGCGATGGACGACGAGTACGGCGTGCTGCGCGGCCACGTGGAGACCGTCCACTCCTTCACCAACGACCAGAACCTGCTGGACAACTACCACAGGTCCGAGCGGCGCGGCCGCTCCGCGCCGCTCAACATGGTGATCACCGAGACCGGTGCCGCCTCCGCCGTCGCCAAGGCGCTGCCCGGCCTCGGGGCGACGATCACCGGCAGCTCGATCCGCGTCCCGGTGCCGGACGTGTCCATCGCCATCCTGAACCTCCGGCTGGCCCGTGAGACCACCCGCGAGGACGTCCACGACTACCTGCGGAACGTGTCGCTGACCTCGCCGCTGAAGCGCCAGATCGACTTCACCACGGCCCCCGACGCGGTCTCCAGCGACTTCATCGGCTCGCGGCACGCGTCGATCGTGGACGCCGGCGCGCTCAAGGTCGACGGGGACAACGCGATCCTCTACCTGTGGTACGACAACGAGTTCGGCTACTCCTGCCAGGTCGTCCGGGTCGTCCAGCACGTCACGGGCGTGGAGTACCCGACCTACCCGGCACCGGCGGTCTGA
- a CDS encoding Gfo/Idh/MocA family protein yields the protein MRIGLLGTGPWARATHAPALAGHPGLDFAGVWGRRPEEAGALAGRHGVRAYDDVDALLADVDAVAVALPPSVQAGVAVRAARAGRHLLLDKPLALGTAEARAVAEAAERASVASVVFFTTRFQREPEAWIGEQASTAGWFTARAQWLGAVFTSDSPFAASPWRREKGALWDVGPHALSVLLPVLGDVRRVLAAVHGPADTVHLVLDHATGASSTLTLSLTAPPAAAGAEVELRGEAGVTLLPGSSEGAVPALVRAADALLTAARTGRPHACDAAFGARITGILAAAEARLTGDRPGQPGVTA from the coding sequence ATGCGCATCGGACTGCTGGGGACGGGCCCGTGGGCCCGGGCCACCCACGCCCCCGCCCTCGCCGGGCATCCCGGCCTGGACTTCGCCGGGGTGTGGGGCCGGCGGCCGGAGGAGGCCGGCGCCCTGGCCGGCCGGCACGGCGTCCGGGCGTACGACGACGTGGACGCCCTGCTGGCCGACGTGGACGCGGTGGCGGTGGCGCTGCCCCCGTCCGTGCAGGCCGGGGTGGCGGTGCGGGCGGCACGGGCCGGCCGCCACCTGCTGTTGGACAAGCCGCTCGCGCTCGGGACCGCCGAGGCCCGCGCGGTGGCCGAGGCGGCGGAGCGGGCCTCGGTGGCCTCGGTGGTGTTCTTCACCACCCGCTTCCAGCGGGAGCCGGAGGCCTGGATCGGCGAGCAGGCGTCCACGGCGGGCTGGTTCACGGCGCGGGCACAGTGGCTGGGGGCGGTGTTCACCTCCGACAGCCCCTTCGCGGCCTCGCCGTGGCGGCGGGAGAAGGGCGCGCTGTGGGACGTGGGCCCGCACGCCCTGTCCGTGCTGCTCCCGGTCCTCGGTGACGTGCGGCGGGTCCTGGCCGCGGTGCACGGACCGGCGGACACCGTGCACCTGGTCCTCGACCACGCCACCGGTGCGTCCAGCACCCTCACGCTGAGCCTGACGGCACCCCCCGCGGCGGCGGGCGCCGAGGTGGAGCTGCGCGGCGAGGCCGGGGTGACGCTCCTGCCGGGGAGTTCCGAAGGAGCGGTCCCCGCCCTCGTCCGGGCCGCGGACGCCCTGCTGACCGCCGCCCGCACGGGCCGCCCGCACGCCTGCGACGCCGCGTTCGGCGCGCGCATCACCGGGATCCTGGCGGCGGCGGAGGCCCGGCTGACCGGGGACCGGCCCGGTCAGCCGGGCGTCACCGCATAG
- a CDS encoding alpha/beta fold hydrolase — MKLHTHEWGAGDRIAVLVHGIMSDHRTWGRVAPVLAGKGYRVIGVDLRGHGASGRGEYGAEIWAEDLIETLPHAPEMVIGHSLGAMALALAVERLAPARAVYCDPAWELEGSMAAAAPYFAHFKHVSKAVIAALNPRWEPADVEVELAALAAWDPDTAQVLPAAYAVSRMPARPVVPSLVVLADPSGLVPPHRAAELARRGFEVRTVARTGHTVYRDDHDGFMAALDGWI, encoded by the coding sequence ATGAAACTTCACACCCACGAGTGGGGGGCCGGGGACCGGATCGCCGTCCTGGTCCACGGGATCATGTCCGACCACCGGACCTGGGGGCGGGTCGCCCCCGTCCTGGCCGGCAAGGGCTACCGGGTCATCGGGGTGGACCTGCGCGGGCACGGCGCCAGCGGCCGGGGGGAGTACGGCGCCGAAATCTGGGCGGAGGACCTCATCGAGACCCTGCCGCACGCACCGGAGATGGTGATCGGCCACTCGCTCGGCGCCATGGCGCTGGCCCTGGCCGTCGAACGCCTCGCCCCGGCCCGCGCCGTCTACTGCGACCCGGCGTGGGAGCTGGAGGGGAGCATGGCCGCGGCGGCCCCCTACTTCGCGCACTTCAAGCACGTGTCCAAAGCGGTGATCGCGGCCCTCAACCCGCGCTGGGAACCCGCCGACGTCGAGGTGGAGCTGGCCGCCCTCGCCGCCTGGGACCCGGACACGGCCCAGGTCCTGCCCGCCGCCTACGCGGTGAGCCGGATGCCCGCGCGCCCCGTCGTGCCCTCCCTGGTGGTCCTGGCCGACCCCAGCGGCCTGGTGCCCCCGCACCGGGCGGCCGAGCTGGCCCGGCGCGGTTTCGAGGTGCGCACGGTCGCGCGCACCGGGCACACCGTCTACCGGGACGACCACGACGGTTTCATGGCGGCGCTGGACGGCTGGATCTGA
- a CDS encoding class F sortase: MAADPPSPPPAETASDDRDTGRGGRLALWGVAIVVLLLSVLGGHRGADDTVQVPRASGATATARVPADARPGRVLPRSAPTRLYIPKISVDAPFTELSLAPSGQLRPPPADDTNLVGWYANGVAPGERGTSIIAGHVDTKTSAAVFANLDELKEGDRFSVERADGRTATFVVDGADTYAKDDFPSERVYADTSRAEVRLITCAGDYDHAAKDYTDNLVVFAHLV, encoded by the coding sequence ATGGCAGCAGATCCCCCTTCCCCGCCCCCCGCCGAAACGGCGTCCGACGACCGGGACACCGGCCGCGGCGGCCGTCTGGCACTGTGGGGCGTGGCGATCGTCGTCCTCCTCCTCAGCGTGCTGGGCGGCCACCGCGGGGCGGACGACACCGTGCAGGTGCCCCGTGCCTCGGGTGCGACCGCGACCGCGAGGGTTCCGGCCGACGCACGCCCCGGCCGCGTGCTGCCCCGGTCCGCGCCGACCCGTCTGTACATTCCGAAGATTTCCGTGGACGCCCCCTTCACGGAACTGTCCCTCGCCCCCTCGGGCCAGCTCCGGCCCCCGCCGGCGGACGACACCAACCTGGTCGGCTGGTACGCCAACGGCGTCGCGCCCGGTGAGAGGGGGACCTCGATCATCGCCGGACACGTCGACACGAAGACGTCCGCGGCCGTCTTCGCCAACCTGGACGAACTGAAGGAGGGCGACCGGTTCTCCGTGGAGCGGGCCGACGGCCGCACGGCGACCTTCGTCGTGGACGGAGCGGACACCTACGCGAAGGACGACTTCCCCAGCGAACGCGTGTACGCCGACACGTCCCGCGCCGAGGTGCGGCTCATCACCTGCGCGGGCGACTACGACCACGCGGCGAAGGACTACACCGACAACCTGGTGGTCTTCGCCCACCTCGTGTGA
- a CDS encoding LysR family transcriptional regulator: protein MELELRHLRVLCALADAGSVGRAAARLGYSQPAVSTQLRRIERHLGEPIFERGPGGVRPTPYGAEVVAQARDVLARAGAIGRRPASARPRRTLRVAATNSPMLSGTVSRVRTRLPAVSLSVTSVYASSRIVELLEEGAVDAAIAADYPNRELRHSAAVRHRGIVTEPTFVALPARHRLRHCAQVQLADLAEDAWFVTPDDGAGWPGLFYDACAAAGFTPVAVHEFLGDQTQLQSMIADGLGVSLVQPTLRPIPHVVVRPLAGSPLWCRYVLAWRPGTVTDDIAEAVFDSATAAYRELAARAPHLGDWAARTWSGTGA, encoded by the coding sequence ATGGAGCTGGAGCTCCGGCACCTGCGGGTGCTGTGCGCGCTGGCCGACGCGGGCAGCGTGGGTCGCGCCGCCGCGCGGCTGGGGTACTCGCAGCCCGCCGTCAGCACCCAGCTCAGGCGCATCGAGCGGCACCTGGGCGAACCGATCTTCGAGCGGGGTCCGGGCGGTGTGCGGCCGACCCCCTACGGCGCCGAGGTGGTCGCCCAGGCCCGCGACGTCCTGGCCAGGGCCGGCGCCATCGGCCGCCGGCCGGCCTCCGCCCGCCCCCGGCGGACCCTGCGGGTGGCCGCGACCAACTCGCCCATGCTCTCCGGCACGGTCTCCCGCGTGCGCACCCGGCTGCCGGCCGTGTCCCTCTCGGTGACCAGCGTCTACGCCTCCTCCCGGATCGTGGAGCTGCTGGAGGAGGGTGCCGTGGACGCGGCCATCGCCGCCGACTACCCGAACCGGGAACTGCGCCACTCGGCCGCCGTGCGGCACCGGGGCATCGTCACCGAACCGACGTTCGTCGCCCTGCCGGCCCGGCACCGGCTCCGGCACTGCGCCCAGGTGCAGCTCGCCGACCTCGCCGAGGACGCGTGGTTCGTCACCCCCGACGACGGTGCCGGCTGGCCGGGGCTGTTCTACGACGCCTGCGCCGCGGCCGGGTTCACCCCCGTCGCCGTGCACGAGTTCCTGGGCGACCAGACCCAGCTGCAGAGCATGATCGCGGACGGCCTCGGGGTATCCCTGGTGCAGCCGACGCTGCGCCCGATCCCGCACGTCGTGGTCAGGCCGCTGGCCGGCTCCCCGCTGTGGTGCCGCTACGTGCTGGCCTGGCGGCCCGGCACGGTCACCGACGACATCGCGGAGGCGGTGTTCGACTCGGCCACCGCCGCCTACCGCGAACTGGCGGCGAGGGCGCCGCACCTGGGCGACTGGGCCGCGCGCACCTGGAGCGGAACCGGGGCCTGA
- a CDS encoding GNAT family N-acetyltransferase — translation MTASVVRTLGASSAHLFDTLPDPLGFHETHRLTRHRPDWKRVALRDGRVVARAAWWGGPKDTRPLLIDWFDVAEGEEEAGADLLRTAPWPAAELEIDVPAARRGTPAVRAAVATRAEAARRAGYAPLVERFLYRWTPDRGLPARPGRLVFRTEADDGVFFDALRRIHSVTLDAHARRAVALGGADRAAQEGLDFLRWLPSPRAWWQVARTPGGATAGIHIPAHNPSGPCVAFIGVLPEHRGHGYAYDLLAECTHFLAERGAPAIGGATDQGNFPMAAHFAEAGYPVVRERLVYAVTPG, via the coding sequence GTGACCGCTTCGGTCGTCCGCACGCTCGGCGCGAGCAGTGCGCACCTTTTCGACACCCTTCCCGACCCGCTGGGCTTCCACGAGACGCACCGGCTGACCCGCCACCGCCCCGACTGGAAGCGCGTCGCCCTGCGCGACGGACGCGTCGTGGCCCGCGCCGCCTGGTGGGGCGGGCCCAAGGACACCCGTCCGCTCCTGATCGACTGGTTCGACGTGGCCGAGGGCGAGGAGGAGGCGGGCGCCGACCTCCTGCGCACCGCGCCCTGGCCGGCGGCGGAACTGGAGATCGACGTGCCCGCCGCCCGGCGCGGCACCCCCGCCGTGCGGGCGGCCGTCGCCACCCGCGCCGAAGCGGCCCGCAGGGCCGGCTACGCCCCCCTGGTCGAACGCTTCCTGTACCGCTGGACCCCGGACCGGGGCCTGCCCGCGCGTCCCGGACGCCTCGTCTTCCGCACCGAGGCGGACGACGGGGTGTTCTTCGACGCCCTGCGCCGCATCCACTCCGTCACCCTGGACGCCCACGCCCGCCGCGCCGTCGCCCTGGGCGGGGCGGACCGGGCCGCGCAGGAGGGACTCGACTTCCTCCGGTGGCTGCCCTCACCGCGCGCGTGGTGGCAGGTCGCCCGCACGCCCGGGGGCGCGACGGCCGGCATCCACATCCCCGCGCACAACCCGTCCGGCCCCTGCGTCGCCTTCATCGGCGTCCTGCCCGAGCACCGCGGCCACGGCTACGCCTACGACCTGCTCGCCGAGTGCACCCACTTCCTCGCCGAACGCGGCGCGCCGGCCATCGGCGGGGCCACCGACCAGGGCAACTTCCCGATGGCCGCGCACTTCGCCGAGGCCGGGTACCCCGTCGTGCGGGAACGCCTCGTCTATGCGGTGACGCCCGGCTGA
- a CDS encoding fructosamine kinase family protein yields the protein MDNREEGPGQVVSRLTGRRATSARVPSGSPVEVTLDDGTAVMVKRGDAPGAVRAEVAGLRWLGEAGAVRVPAVLGHDERWMVTERVTTGHAGPEAALRFGRALAALHSAGAPAFGAPPPDGPEEAYIGLAPMRNAPGTDWPAWYAGQRVLPYLRAAVDAGTLRPAEAAVVERVCERLPDLAGPAEPPARLHGDLWNGNVLWGADGEVRLIDPAAHGGHRETDLAMLRLFGCPRLDRVLAGYREVAPPADGWRERVGLHQLFPLLVHTVLFGRGYAEQALAAARGALAA from the coding sequence GTGGACAACCGAGAGGAAGGTCCGGGACAGGTGGTGTCCCGGCTCACCGGGCGCCGGGCCACGAGTGCCCGGGTGCCGTCCGGATCGCCCGTCGAGGTCACGCTCGACGACGGGACCGCGGTGATGGTCAAGCGCGGTGACGCGCCCGGAGCCGTCCGCGCCGAGGTGGCCGGACTGCGCTGGCTCGGCGAGGCGGGCGCGGTGCGGGTGCCCGCGGTGCTCGGCCACGACGAACGGTGGATGGTGACCGAGCGGGTGACGACCGGTCACGCCGGCCCCGAGGCCGCGCTGCGTTTCGGCCGCGCCCTGGCCGCACTGCACTCCGCCGGGGCGCCCGCGTTCGGGGCACCGCCGCCGGACGGCCCCGAGGAGGCGTACATCGGGCTCGCGCCGATGCGCAACGCGCCGGGGACGGACTGGCCGGCCTGGTACGCCGGGCAGCGGGTGCTGCCGTATCTGCGCGCCGCGGTCGACGCGGGCACCCTCCGGCCCGCGGAGGCCGCCGTGGTCGAGCGGGTCTGCGAGCGGCTGCCGGACCTGGCGGGCCCGGCCGAGCCGCCCGCCCGGCTGCACGGCGACCTGTGGAACGGCAACGTGCTGTGGGGTGCCGACGGCGAGGTCCGGCTCATCGACCCGGCCGCGCACGGCGGGCACCGGGAGACCGACCTGGCGATGCTCCGGCTGTTCGGCTGCCCCCGTCTGGACCGGGTGCTGGCGGGATACCGGGAGGTGGCGCCGCCGGCCGACGGATGGCGTGAGCGGGTCGGCCTGCACCAGCTCTTCCCGCTGCTCGTGCACACGGTGCTGTTCGGCCGCGGTTACGCCGAGCAGGCCCTCGCGGCGGCGCGCGGCGCCCTGGCGGCATGA
- a CDS encoding TetR/AcrR family transcriptional regulator — MVRAGLTAERLVRAGAELADEVGFGQVTVSALARRFDVKVASLYSHLRNSHDLRTRIALLALEELADRAAEALAGRAGRDALDAYANVYRDYARQHPGRYEAARFRLDPETAAASAGVRHARMTRAVLRGYDLAEPDQTHAVRLLGSVFHGYVSLESAGGFSHSAPDPQESWARILDALDTLLRTWPAPHSRNAG, encoded by the coding sequence ATGGTGCGTGCGGGTCTGACCGCCGAGCGGCTGGTCCGGGCGGGGGCGGAACTGGCCGACGAGGTCGGTTTCGGGCAGGTGACGGTGTCCGCACTGGCCCGGCGGTTCGACGTCAAGGTCGCGAGCCTGTACTCGCACCTGAGGAACTCCCACGACCTCAGGACCCGGATCGCCCTGCTCGCGCTGGAGGAACTGGCCGACCGCGCCGCCGAAGCACTGGCCGGCCGGGCCGGCCGGGACGCCCTCGACGCGTACGCGAACGTCTACCGCGACTACGCCCGGCAACACCCCGGCCGCTACGAGGCGGCCCGGTTCCGGCTGGACCCGGAGACCGCCGCGGCGAGCGCGGGCGTCCGGCACGCCCGGATGACCCGGGCCGTCCTGCGCGGCTACGACCTGGCCGAACCCGACCAGACCCACGCCGTCCGGCTGCTGGGCAGCGTCTTCCACGGCTACGTCAGCCTGGAGAGCGCCGGCGGGTTCAGCCACAGCGCCCCCGACCCGCAGGAGTCGTGGGCCCGCATCCTGGACGCCCTCGACACCCTGCTGCGCACCTGGCCGGCCCCCCACTCCCGAAACGCAGGCTGA
- the tgmA gene encoding putative ATP-grasp-modified RiPP produces MQPFTLNYARPAVQLDVTTPYAYDSGMQLNVLPDGRIAATDHATLRALGTTASTAGSKTHFDD; encoded by the coding sequence ATGCAACCGTTCACGCTCAACTACGCACGTCCGGCTGTGCAGTTGGACGTCACCACTCCGTACGCGTACGACTCCGGAATGCAGTTGAACGTTCTCCCGGACGGTCGGATCGCCGCCACCGACCACGCCACCCTGAGAGCACTGGGAACCACCGCCTCCACGGCCGGTTCCAAGACGCACTTCGACGACTGA
- a CDS encoding PP2C family protein-serine/threonine phosphatase — MGSVRGWSSRRDRDERGWLRGAPPPRWVRVLPVLLLAVVTGATLATADAHDLGFLLGAIPPLAVLSYGPWATAVLGGAVVVVLNVPATHVNRPGDTDLLTVAFIALLSVFVSFVRSHRDAQLDTERAIGEAVQRAVMPPLPRRVGRVACAGFSRAAQHGTLVGGDFLDVRGGPYGVRAVVGDVQGHGLAALTTVVALLGAFREAVLDQPDLGSVAARMDRRLEVDSSGVRHAELFATAVLLEFSTDARTVRLVACGHPPPVLLRGGHAREVGVAAGPPLGIGLAGAGPPKEVTVALGPRDRLLLASDGVWEARDASGAFYPLPERLAALARTAPAALPGAVWADLLRHRYEVRDDATMLVLTAAPPLG; from the coding sequence GTGGGATCGGTGCGCGGCTGGTCGTCGCGGCGGGACCGGGATGAGCGCGGCTGGCTGCGGGGCGCGCCGCCGCCGCGCTGGGTCCGGGTGCTGCCGGTACTGCTGCTCGCGGTGGTGACCGGGGCGACGCTCGCCACCGCCGACGCGCACGACCTCGGTTTCCTGCTCGGCGCGATCCCGCCGCTCGCGGTCCTGTCGTACGGGCCCTGGGCGACCGCCGTCCTCGGGGGCGCGGTGGTCGTGGTGCTGAACGTGCCGGCCACGCACGTGAACCGGCCCGGCGACACCGATCTGCTCACCGTCGCGTTCATCGCCCTGCTGAGCGTGTTCGTGTCGTTCGTGCGCAGCCACCGGGATGCCCAGCTGGACACGGAGCGCGCGATCGGCGAGGCCGTGCAGCGGGCCGTGATGCCGCCGTTGCCGCGGCGCGTCGGGCGGGTCGCGTGCGCGGGCTTCAGCCGGGCCGCGCAGCACGGGACGCTGGTGGGCGGCGACTTCCTCGACGTGCGCGGCGGACCGTACGGCGTACGGGCGGTGGTCGGGGACGTGCAGGGGCACGGGCTGGCGGCGCTCACGACGGTGGTGGCGCTGCTGGGCGCGTTCCGGGAGGCCGTGCTGGACCAGCCGGACCTGGGGTCGGTCGCGGCCCGGATGGACCGCAGGCTGGAGGTGGACTCCTCCGGGGTCCGGCACGCGGAACTGTTCGCCACGGCGGTGCTGCTGGAGTTCTCCACCGACGCGCGGACGGTGCGGCTGGTGGCCTGCGGTCATCCGCCGCCCGTGCTGCTGCGCGGGGGGCACGCCCGGGAGGTGGGGGTGGCGGCGGGTCCGCCGCTGGGGATCGGGCTGGCCGGCGCCGGACCGCCGAAGGAGGTCACGGTGGCGCTGGGTCCGCGCGACCGGCTGCTGCTGGCGTCGGACGGGGTCTGGGAGGCGCGGGACGCCTCGGGCGCGTTCTACCCGCTGCCCGAGCGGCTGGCCGCCCTCGCCCGCACCGCGCCCGCCGCACTGCCCGGCGCGGTGTGGGCGGACCTCCTGCGGCACCGGTACGAGGTCCGCGACGACGCCACGATGCTGGTGCTGACCGCGGCACCGCCGCTCGGCTGA